A portion of the Sulfuricurvum kujiense DSM 16994 genome contains these proteins:
- a CDS encoding BrnT family toxin, with amino-acid sequence MFDCLDVERLRGFDWDDGNIQKNKLKHGLDFWLIEEIFFNTPLLIYEDNAHSEQECRCYALGKTDNGQMLFVAFTVRGQNIRVISARPMSKKERSYYEKNA; translated from the coding sequence ATGTTTGATTGTCTCGATGTCGAACGATTACGCGGGTTTGATTGGGATGATGGCAATATCCAGAAAAACAAACTCAAACACGGGCTTGATTTTTGGCTGATCGAAGAGATATTTTTCAACACCCCGTTACTCATTTACGAGGACAATGCCCATTCGGAGCAAGAGTGCCGATGCTATGCGCTGGGAAAGACCGATAATGGACAAATGCTGTTCGTCGCTTTTACCGTGAGAGGGCAAAACATCAGGGTGATTTCGGCACGACCTATGAGCAAAAAGGAGAGAAGCTATTATGAAAAAAATGCCTGA